The Pseudomonas sp. SCB32 DNA window GCTGCCGTTGCAGTCCTGAAGTCATCGGCTTACACCAATTACGTCGTAGCGGGCGCGCGGGTGGTGCCGCCGCTGCCACCGCCGCTCGGCGGGCACGGAGTGGGGGCCGGAGCCGGTTGATTCTTGGACTTGCAGCAGCCGCCGGCCAGTTCGGATTTGACGAGTGCGTCGCGCTCTACTTTTTTCATTTGAGATTTTCCTGAGAATTAAGATTTCTTTGGATGGTAAAATTTGGTTCGTGTGAATTGTTTAATGCTGAAGGATTGGGATTCGGTTTCGTGTATCTCCTCCCTTGCCGTTGCTTGAATAATTATGAGTATCTCTGGTAGAAGTTCGTGCATCCAGTATGTGTACTACGAATGCGCTTTCGGATGTTCGAGTACTTTTCATCACGTATGAATGTGAGGTTCGATAAAAATTGGAGCAGTTCGTGATGCTCTCTGTCGGCTCTTCCAGTTTCGGACGACTTATTCGTGCCGAAATCGAGTGGCTGCCGACGAGGTGAATTTTTTCAGTTTGAGGCGGGACGAACAATGTGAATGTGTAAGGTCTTGCGTAGGAATACTCTGAAGTTTCTACTGGCGAGTATCAGCAGTGATAACCAGTTTGGAAATTTTGTAGGGAATTTCATGGGGGATCGTTTTTTAACGATGGACTTGCAGCAGTTCTGAGTTTTGTGCGCTCTGTCGCGCTGGCAGCATCCCGTATCCCGGGATGTCGATCTTGTGCATGCGTGCAATGGGGGCTGGATCAAGGGAAGGGGAGTGTGAGTGCACCCTTGCGTTCAGGATCGATCAGCTCGAGCAGGGGGCGGAGGGAGAGGAGATGGGTTGAGCGGCAAAGTGCGCTGTACTAAAGGGGAGGGCGGTCGGATTGGGCCCCCGAAGGACGTCTGGTTTCACTCCGGGGGCTCTGGTGTGGGGGATCGAGTCAGCTGTCGTAACCCAGGTTCGGCGACAGCCAGCGTTCGCTGGTGGTGATTTCCTGGTCCTTGCGCGCGCTGTAGCGTTCGACCTGGTCCTTGTCGACCTTGCCGACGGCGAAGTACTGCGCCTGCGGGTGGGCGAAGTACCAGCCGCTGACGGCGGCGGCGGGGAACATGGCGTAGTGCTCGGTGAGGGTCACACCGGACAGGCCCTTGGGATCGAGCAGCTTGAACAGCGTGCCTTTCTCGGTGTGGTCCGGGCAGGCCGGGTAGCCGGGCGCCGGACGGATGCCGACGTACTGCTCCTTGATCAGCGCCTCGTTGCTCAGGTGCTCCTCGGGCTGGTAACCCCAGTATTCCTTGCGCACGCGCTCGTGCAGCCACTCGGCACAGGCTTCGGCGAGACGGTCGGCGAGGGCCTTGACCATGATTGCGCTGTAGTCGTCGCCCTTGTCCTGGTAGGCCTTGGCCACTTCCTCGGCGCCGATGCCGGCGGTGGTGATGAAGCCGCCGACGTAGTCCTTCACGCCGCTCTCTTTCGGCGCGACGAAGTCGGCCAGGCTGAAGTTCGGCTTGCCGTCGGGCTTGATGGTCTGCTGGCGCAGGTGGTGCAGGGTGGCCAGGGTGTGACCGTCGTCGCCGTAGACTTCCAGGTCGTCGTGGTGGACCTGGTTGGCCGGCCAGAAGCCAAAGACCGCCTTGGCGCGAATGAGCTTCTCGCCGATCAGCTTCTTCAGCATCGCCTGGGCGTCGTTGAACAGGCTGGTCGCCGCTTCGCCCACGACTTCGTCGGTGAGGATGCGCGGATACTTGCCGGCCAGGTCCCAGGAGATGAAGAAGGGCGTCCAGTCGATGTACTCGGCCAGCACGTTCAGGTCGATGTCATCCAGCACCTTGACGCCGGTGAAGCTCGGCACCGGCGGCTGGTAGCCGACCCAGTCGAACTGCGGCTTGGCGGCGATGGCCTGCTCGTAGCTCAGGCGCTCGGTACGCGCGCTGCGGTTGGCGGTGCGCTCGCGGACTTCCGCATACTCCTCGCGCAGCTTGCGGGCGTACTCGGGCTTCATTTCCTTGGACAGCAGGGTGGTCGCCACGCCCACCGCGCGGGAGGCGTCGGTGACGTAGACCACCGCGTCGTTGCTGTACTGCGGGTCGATCTTCACCGCGGTGTGTGCCTTGGAGGTGGTGGCGCCGCCGATCAGCAGGGGCAGGTGGAAATCCTGCCGCTGCATTTCCTTGGCGACGTGGACCATCTCGTCCAGCGACGGGGTGATCAGGCCGGACAGGCCAATGATGTCGCACTTCTGCTCGCGGGCGGTCTGCAGGATCTTCTCGGCCGGGACCATCACGCCCAGGTCGACGATGTCGTAGCCGTTGCAGCCCAGCACCACGCCGACGATGTTCTTGCCGATGTCGTGCACGTCGCCCTTCACCGTGGCCATGAGGATCTTGCCCTTGGCCTCGGGCTTGTCGCCTTTCTCGGCTTCGATGAAGGGGATCAGGTGGGCCACGGCCTGCTTCATCACGCGGGCGGATTTCACCACCTGCGGGAGGAACATCTTGCCGGCGCCGAACAGGTCGCCGACCACGTTCATGCCGGACATCAGCGGGCCCTCGATGACCTCGATGGGGCGCGCGCACTTCTGCCGGCACTCCTCGGTGTCCTCGACGATCCAGGTGGTGATGCCCTTGACCAGCGCGTGCTCCAGGCGCTTCTCGACGCTATGGCTGCGCCATTCCTCGTCCTCGACTTCCTTGGTGGCGCCGCCGCCCTTGTAGTTATCGGCGATGGCCAGCAGCGCCTCGGTGGCGTCCGGGCTGCGGTTGAGCACCACGTCCTCGACCTTGTCGCGCAGCTCCTTGGGGATCTCGTCGTAGATCTCCAGCTGGCCGGCGTTGACGATGCCCATGGTCAGGCCGTTCTGGATCGCGTAGTAGAGGAACACCGAGTGGATCGCCTCGCGCACCGGGTTGTTGCCGCGGAACGAGAACGACACGTTGGACACCCCGCCCGAGCTCAGTGCGTAGGGGAGGTTGTCGCGGATGTAGGCGCAGGCGTTGATGAAGTCGACTGCGTAATTGTTGTGCTCCTCGATGCCGGTGGCGACCGCGAAGATGTTCGGGTCGAAGATGATGTCTTCCGGCGGGAAGCCCACTTCGTTGACCAGGATGTCGTAGGAGCGCTGGCAGATTTCTTCCTTGCGCGCCTGGGTGTCGGCCTGGCCGGATTCGTCGAAGGCCATCACCACCACGGCGGCACCGTAGCGCTTGCACAGGCGGGCGTGGTGCTTGAACTGCTCGACGCCTTCCTTCATGGAGATGGAGTTGACGATGCCCTTGCCCTGGATGCATTTCAGGCCCGCTTCGATCACTTCCCACTTGGAGGAGTCGATCATGATCGGCACGCGGGAGATGTCCGGCTCGGAGGCGATCAGGTTGAGGAAGCGAACCATGGCGGCCTTCGAGTCCAGCATGCCCTCGTCCATGTTGATGTCGATCACCTGGGCGCCGGCTTCCACCTGTTGCTGCGCCACTTCCAGCGCTTCGGCGTAGTTCTCCTCGCGGATCAGCCGGGCGAACTTGGCGGAACCGGTGATGTTGGTGCGCTCGCCGACGTTCACGAACAGCGAGCTGCGGTCGATGGTGAAGGGCTCGAGGCCGGACAGGCGGCAGGCGCGGGGGATTTCCGGAATCGCGCGCGGTGCGTACTTGGCCACGGCCTTGGCAATGGCTTCGATGTGCGGCGGGGTGGTGCCGCAGCAGCCGCCGATGATGTTGAGGAAGCCGGAGGCGGCGAATTCCTCCACGACCACCGCCATTTCCGCCGGGGTCTCGTCGTATTCGCCGAAGGCGTTGGGCAGGCCGGCGTTGGGGTGCGCGGAGACGTGGGTCCCGGCCTTGGTCGCCAGCTCTTCCAGGTAGGGGCGCAGTTCTTTCGCACCGAGGGCGCAGTTCAGGCCGACGGAGATCGGGTTGGCGTGGCGCACCGAGTTCCAGAAGGCCTCGGTGGTCTGGCCCGACAGGGTGCGGCCGGAGGCGTCGGTGATGGTGCCGGAGATCATGATCGGCAGCTCGACGCCCAGCTCTTCATAGACGCCCTGCACGGCGAAGATCGCGGCCTTGGCGTTCAACGTGTCGAAGATGGTCTCGATCAGGATCAGGTCCGCGCCGCCCTCGATC harbors:
- the metH gene encoding methionine synthase, with product MSDRAARLQALQQALKERILILDGGMGTMIQSYKLQEEDYRGARFADWPSDVKGNNDLLLLSRPDVIQAIEKAYLDAGADILETNTFNATRVSQADYGMEELAYEMNVEGARVARQVADAKTAENPAKPRFVAGVLGPTSRTCSISPDVNDPGFRNVTFDELVENYSEATRGLIEGGADLILIETIFDTLNAKAAIFAVQGVYEELGVELPIMISGTITDASGRTLSGQTTEAFWNSVRHANPISVGLNCALGAKELRPYLEELATKAGTHVSAHPNAGLPNAFGEYDETPAEMAVVVEEFAASGFLNIIGGCCGTTPPHIEAIAKAVAKYAPRAIPEIPRACRLSGLEPFTIDRSSLFVNVGERTNITGSAKFARLIREENYAEALEVAQQQVEAGAQVIDINMDEGMLDSKAAMVRFLNLIASEPDISRVPIMIDSSKWEVIEAGLKCIQGKGIVNSISMKEGVEQFKHHARLCKRYGAAVVVMAFDESGQADTQARKEEICQRSYDILVNEVGFPPEDIIFDPNIFAVATGIEEHNNYAVDFINACAYIRDNLPYALSSGGVSNVSFSFRGNNPVREAIHSVFLYYAIQNGLTMGIVNAGQLEIYDEIPKELRDKVEDVVLNRSPDATEALLAIADNYKGGGATKEVEDEEWRSHSVEKRLEHALVKGITTWIVEDTEECRQKCARPIEVIEGPLMSGMNVVGDLFGAGKMFLPQVVKSARVMKQAVAHLIPFIEAEKGDKPEAKGKILMATVKGDVHDIGKNIVGVVLGCNGYDIVDLGVMVPAEKILQTAREQKCDIIGLSGLITPSLDEMVHVAKEMQRQDFHLPLLIGGATTSKAHTAVKIDPQYSNDAVVYVTDASRAVGVATTLLSKEMKPEYARKLREEYAEVRERTANRSARTERLSYEQAIAAKPQFDWVGYQPPVPSFTGVKVLDDIDLNVLAEYIDWTPFFISWDLAGKYPRILTDEVVGEAATSLFNDAQAMLKKLIGEKLIRAKAVFGFWPANQVHHDDLEVYGDDGHTLATLHHLRQQTIKPDGKPNFSLADFVAPKESGVKDYVGGFITTAGIGAEEVAKAYQDKGDDYSAIMVKALADRLAEACAEWLHERVRKEYWGYQPEEHLSNEALIKEQYVGIRPAPGYPACPDHTEKGTLFKLLDPKGLSGVTLTEHYAMFPAAAVSGWYFAHPQAQYFAVGKVDKDQVERYSARKDQEITTSERWLSPNLGYDS